Proteins co-encoded in one Nicotiana sylvestris chromosome 7, ASM39365v2, whole genome shotgun sequence genomic window:
- the LOC104213894 gene encoding uncharacterized protein has product MAAKPFQITVEEFRLFHTIDRALYSLLVIELQRDPLESMQTLALWIWLERTRFNDIIRKILSLPQFLINELADEAVTCLKCIEDSQSLLSTDASEIPLTQSLMAKEFSLLFFHENRDSATSGIRKIVTEVCLKALTDIMEKALKRSSEQTLTESEVSMVAPLAESFLIERIAQLGLGSDASPKRTKGRDVPREERTMFVTFSKGYPVAEVEIREFFTRIFGDCIECIHMQEVKSHEQALYARIVFVTPAIIDFILNDVPKAKFTINGKHVWMRKFVPKNGNSSLPYMLPQNLPETI; this is encoded by the coding sequence ATGGCTGCAAAACCTTTTCAAATCACAGTTGAGGAATTCAGACTTTTCCATACAATTGACCGAGCACTTTATTCTCTCCTTGTTATTGAGCTTCAGCGTGATCCTTTGGAGTCAATGCAGACATTGGCATTGTGGATTTGGTTGGAGCGAACACGTTTCAACGATATTATCAGAAAGATCTTGTCCTTACCTCAATTTTTGATTAATGAACTTGCTGACGAGGCTGTAACCTGCCTCAAATGCATTGAAGACAGCCAATCCCTTCTCTCAACTGATGCAAGTGAGATTCCGCTAACTCAAAGCCTCATGGCAAAAGAGTTCTCCCTCCTATTTTTCCATGAAAATCGGGACAGCGCCACCAGCGGGATTAGGAAGATTGTTACTGAGGTTTGTCTCAAGGCATTGACAGATATCATGGAGAAAGCCTTGAAGAGAAGTTCTGAACAAACTTTGACGGAAAGCGAAGTGTCGATGGTGGCACCTCTTGCTGAGTCATTCTTGATAGAAAGAATTGCTCAATTGGGACTTGGAAGCGACGCGTCTCCTAAGAGGACGAAGGGACGCGACGTACCACGTGAAGAACGGACCATGTTTGTTACTTTTTCCAAGGGATACCCTGTTGCTGAAGTTGAAATCAGGGAATTCTTCACTAGGATTTTTGGAGACTGCATAGAGTGCATTCACATGCAGGAGGTGAAGTCCCATGAACAAGCTCTTTATGCTCGAATCGTGTTTGTTACGCCTGCAATTATAGATTTTATTCTCAATGATGTGCCTAAAGCTAAGTTTACTATCAACGGTAAGCATGTGTGGATGCGAAAATTTGTCCCGAAAAATGGAAACTCTTCCCTCCCATACATGCTGCCTCAGAATCTGCCTGAAACTATTTAG